A window from Diachasmimorpha longicaudata isolate KC_UGA_2023 chromosome 5, iyDiaLong2, whole genome shotgun sequence encodes these proteins:
- the LOC135163006 gene encoding bromodomain adjacent to zinc finger domain protein 2B isoform X2: MEKENSASGGGGGGDTTATTATPGSVASSVSDKLQADQANPLLDPSALFGAYWPRGDSAASSLFGGMPGGYGLGAHHLPSAYAMLGRGGAAPGFGGHTPASAPPPPPPPYSHASLGTLSVAASQAASLGINSASAAWWTMASHLAAQDYLARLQGAGLPGFPPGAESLLPPYPASLLNPPSLSSSSHKSTKSSKSHKPAATSSSSSTTNNNNSTTPSTHTSSLSVSQASVTTSHHNTTPTTSCNTTTTQANVVSSPPAKEGSSDFSDPSSILGGVRLPPDTEIIKYTSSIVGPKVPGTTNRGRKKTISLDSPSVSVHPPSVQALSAHQTTPTTSSLVMEPRKFNRTPVSESSEYRDSVDRVEVIKLPAHSTNGSVLTAPPLYTMSNTSSNSNEADAPLNLSLKPASTSSSSPISGSQPLSQLSNLSQSLLASDRTSRRKPGPKPRRVPQNSVTVPASPSPSLAQLFTAADSPQRPSSGSEESETTPIHQKDGRPRNLGRGVSKPKKNTVASLLAQSRALGIKPTPTLDPNVPLSHQVSLLRSNILAAQLHASATGQIDEKGQRSLQEKMKNKLLEVSGEESNMDVTSESGSNTDVVTDTDDDNADGMPSAKRRKLNPSEKDLQVPLERGWKRETVIKGLGKTGVIKGDVTYYSPCGKTFRNNQDLFKFLEIQNPAELTTANFSFSSKPLVGEFLQPTMGLAEAEFVRLGAQEVARRLEELRAAGGFRDVRPTSQYERDKLAYAKKLAKEEAQRHKEQARLIKEQEKTERQEAVRREREIRNQQLLEGRKRLAFTIKQKMKIIQEIERGKSKSDVARELGLASSTVATIWKNRVSIAESWRNRDMMQTDSEMEQIGKKNILQNNVIVPGAMSTPPITTSPSIIALSSTPSSTCSSIPTSPSLNSQASVEIQQPQTQTLNQELLEARKKRQEEVEKIRMEEQQRKQQERELKRQQAVMLKEQMYMQELSKQREMLYTVELERERRRQHMGLIRSLENRRRMEEREKKRLEARAERLATKEKRAEQRKLEMELVEQIRKPVEDMELTDHKPLPPIKRIPRLKLSGEAFAEIVMVFEFLHNFGETLGFDMESLPSLKSLQLALLNDEEAEEEMLSVMTHLLVCAIEDPGIPQPARHTTGLGQSLRQADITHANISEVLRIYLYANATGEVKALTGVCLERERDKKFADHHQNGGDYPSTPSGKNAQFYEHLHNNETWKMSERLRDKPFLALNPTHKAQMLGFLCNELLQNKAVIRQIEGSLETVAQLKKERFVLDTKIRKLRQLHSRKVRMEAVGVIINKTGDTITIEKKEADEETNTSSTNNNPTIDTTPTPEEIHHEDEVEDMSENESEGTQPEEEEDKNLSAEELGKKLDKLLKQSEEQLQKLNGSSKQLRAHVFGQDRYWRRYWELPCAGGIFVEAMESAEPEVLELQAQLDEKWKGKIVEEKVEGVKGESNDDKKDHGESPSNDESEERVPLSRTVEIDPEANETPVKKEVNEALKTDDNLTSDAKTNVTSEEIKQETEMEVDPKIEKCEEKSETVNGDKCNHLHSLPNGKDINGGVGEVDMPWFSILPRETCDTSGPSSKQIFGIAEGAELRIPIFPPPASPGYERCDSPAPLILTQDEAAQLEYLKIHGLPPPGDAKPVPEDLRYGWWRIADVDTFQELLEHLHSRGVREKELKRTTWATMESFLAVTGKIHVDPGNTSATDLGGGEEEEDDDEEDEVPRPDNPRDWSEAVALRVDAQLLEQVEALEDKVANASMQVKGWKLPPRAGSEEADEIEKFNEMEKINAVEQARQRLLSLEAAIERRYLKPPLGVCTGDPNLAALKAEQAAAAANANSNSSDGGSAPPPPEETTPRGLNNWREATARAHTSAQLAMALYMLEASIAWDKSIMKAVSLIPARNTICLSLRNRSVSVKSTARYNLLLATSQASNCQFCHSGDNEDKLLLCDGCDRGYHTYCFRPKMENIPDGDWYCHECMNKATGERNCLVCGKRAGKNLVLCELCPRAYHTDCHNPVMPKMPRGKWYCSNCHSKQPKKRNSTRRSHNKSGGNTRDSESSDHPPASPTPSTASNTHGDDTNTSEPPTPTASPRKEPNARNLTKKQQRELAPCKLLLEQLEQQDEAWPFLLPVNTKQFPTYKKIIKTPMDLSTIKKKLQDTVYKSRDEFCADVRQMFINCEVFNEDDSPVGKAGHGMRSFFENRWTEITGAPPPHPQTHS; this comes from the exons ATGGAGAAGGAGAACTCCGCGTCGGGCGGAGGTGGGGGTGGAGATACAACAGCAACAACGGCAACACCGGGCTCGGTAGCCAGCTCCGTCTCTGATAAATTACAAGCGGATCAAGCTAACCCGCTCCTTGATCCCAGTGCGCTATTCGGtg CTTATTGGCCACGTGGCGATAGTGCAGCATCTTCACTGTTTGGTGGTATGCCTGGTGGTTATGGACTCGGTGCACATCATCTGCCCTCGGCCTATGCAATGCTGGGACGTGGTGGTGCAGCACCTGGTTTTGGTGGTCACACACCCGCATcagcaccaccaccaccgccaCCACCGTATTCACACGCGAGTCTTGGAACACTCAGTGTTGCTGCCAGTCAAGCAGCCAGTTTAG GTATAAATTCAGCAAGTGCAGCATGGTGGACAATGGCGTCCCACTTAGCAGCTCAGGATTATCTAGCCAGGTTACAAGGTGCTGGCTTACCTGGTTTTCCCCCAGGTGCTGAGAGCCTACTACCCCCGTATCCAGCATCACTGCTAAATCCACCGTCGCTATCGTCGTCGTCCCACAAGTCCA CTAAGTCAAGTAAGAGTCATAAACCAGCAGCGACCAGCAGTAGCAGCAGTACTACGAATAACAATAATTCCACGACACCGAGTACTCACACTAGTAGTTTGTCTGTAAGTCAAGCATCTGTAACAACGAGCCATCACAATACAACACCAACTACGAGTTGCAATACGACGACTACCCAGGCCAATGTTGTTAG TAGTCCTCCAGCGAAGGAAGGAAG TTCTGATTTTAGTGATCCGAGCAGTATCCTGGGGGGCGTGAGACTTCCACCGGACACTGAAATCATAAAGTACACATCGAGTATTGTTGGACCAAAGGTTCCAGGTACGACGAATCGCGGTAGGAAAAAGACAATATCATTAGATTCACCGAGTGTAAGTGTTCATCCACCTTCAGTGCAGGCACTCAGTGCTCATCAGACTACCCCAACTACCTCATCCCTGGTcatggagccgagaaaattcaaTCGTACACCAGTG AGTGAATCGAGTGAATACAGGGACTCCGTGGATCGTGTGGAAGTGATAAAACTACCGGCCCATTCAACCAACGGTTCAGTATTAACGGCTCCTCCATTGTACACCATGAGCAACACCAGCAGCAACTCCAACGAGGCTGACGCACCCCTGAATCTGTCATTGAAGCCAGCATCAACGAGCAGCAGTTCACCGATATCAGGCAGTCAACCTCTCAGTCAACTAAGCAATCTCAGTCAATCACTGTTGGCGTCCGATCGTACCT CCCGACGGAAACCAGGCCCCAAACCACGACGGGTTCCACAAAACTCGGTAACAGTGCCAGCATCGCCGAGCCCCTCGCTCGCTCAGCTGTTCACTGCCGCTGATTCCCCACAACGTCCCAGCAGCGGAAGTGAGGAGAGTGAAACAACTCCGATACACCAGAAAGACGGTAGACCAAGAAATTTGGGACGCGGTGTATCGAAACCCAAGAAAAATACAGTGGCATCGTTATTGGCTCAGAGTCGTGCTCTGGGGATAAAACCCACCCCAACACTGGATCCAAATGTACCATTGTCCCATCAAGTATCGTTACTTAGATCTAATATACTTGCTGCGCAATTACATGCGTCAGCAACCGGTCAAATTGATGAGAAGGGTCAA CGTTCCTtgcaggaaaaaatgaagaacaaaTTGCTTGAGGTTTCCGGTGAGGAAAGTAACATGGACGTGACAAGTGAGAGTGGTAGTAATACGGATGTTGTCACTGATACCGATGATGATAATGCGGATGGCATGCCGAGTGCTAAAAGACGAAAATTGAATCCCAGTGAGAAGGATCTACAGGTACCTCTGGAAAGGGGTTGGAAGAGGGAGACGGTTATCAAGGGGTTGGGGAAAACTGGGGTCATTAAGGGAGATGTTACTTACTACAGCCCTTGTGGAAAGACCTTCAGAAATAATCAGGACTTATTCAAG TTTTTGGAGATTCAAAACCCAGCAGAACTGACAACCGCCAACTTCTCGTTTTCATCGAAACCTCTCGTTGGGGAATTCCTCCAGCCAACAATGGGTTTGGCCGAGGCTGAATTCGTGAGACTGGGAGCTCAGGAAGTAGCCCGAAGGCTGGAGGAACTCAGAGCGGCGGGGGGATTTCGAGATGTGAGGCCAACAAGTCAATATGAGAGAGACAAGTTGGCATATGCTAAGAAACTGGCGAAGGAGGAGGCACAGAGACACAAAGAGCAAGCTAG ATTGATAAAGGAACAGGAAAAGACTGAGAGGCAGGAAGCTGTGCGACGAGAACGCGAGATTAGGAATCAGCAGCTCCTGGAG GGTCGGAAGAGGCTTGCGTTCACGATAAAACAGAAGATGAAGATCATACAGGAAATAGAACGTGGAAAGAGTAAGAGCGATGTGGCAAGGGAATTGGGTCTGGCTAGCAGTACAGTCGCTACAATCTGGAAAAATCGTGTCAGTATAGCTGAGAGCTGGAGAAATCGTGATATGATGCAAACAGACAGTGAAATGGAGCaaattggaaagaaaaatatactaCAGAATAATGTTATTGTCCCTGGAGCAATGTCAACACCTCCGATAACTACATCACCATCGATAATAGCCCTGTCAAGTACACCATCGTCTACATGTAGCTCAATTCCAACATCACCATCGCTGAATTCACAGGCATCAGTGGAGATCCAGCAACCACAGACACAAACGCTTAACCAGGAACTCCTGGAG gcgagaaaaaaaaggcaGGAGGAAGTTGAGAAAATTCGGATGGAGGAGCAACAACGAAAACAACAG GAACGCGAACTGAAACGTCAACAGGCAGTGATGCTGAAAGAACAG ATGTACATGCAGGAGCTCAGCAAGCAGCGCGAGATGCTCTACACCGTCGAGTTG GAGCGTGAGAGGAGACGGCAGCATATGGGGCTGATACGATCCTTGGAGAATCGTCGGCGGATggaggaacgtgagaaaaaacGTCTGGAGGCACGCGCCGAAAGGCTTGCCACCAAGGAGAAGCGCGCTGAACAGAGAAAACTCGAGATGGAACTGGTGGAGCAGATCAGGAAGCCGGTGGAGGACATGGAACTGACAG ATCATAAACCCCTACCCCCGATAAAACGCATTCCCCGGCTGAAGCTCTCTGGGGAAGCCTTTGCAGAAATAGTAATGgtctttgaatttcttcacaacTTCGGGGAAACCCTGGGCTTCGACATGGAGTCTCTGCCCTCCCTAAAGAGTCTTCAGCTAGCCCTCCTGAATGATGAGGAGGCCGAGGAAGAGATGCTCTCTGTGATGACGCACCTGCTGGTCTGTGCGATAGAGGACCCGGGTATTCCCCAGCCAGCGCGTCACACGACAGGCCTCGGCCAGTCCCTCCGTCAAGCCGACATCACCCATGCCAACATCAGCGAGGTCCTTAGGATCTACCTCTATGCCAATGCAACAGGTGAAGTTAAAGCCCTGACAGGCGTTTGTTTGGAACGCGaacgagataaaaaattcGCTGATCACCATCAAAACGGGGGGGACTATCCCTCCACTCCATCAGGAAAGAATGCCCAATTTTACGAGCACCTGCACAACAACGAAACCTGGAAGATGTCGGAGAGATTGCGAGACAAGCCCTTCCTGGCGCTTAATCCAACGCACAAAGCTCAAATGCTGGGTTTTCTCTGCAATGAATTGCTTCAAAATAAAGCTGTGATACGTCAAATTGAGGGGAGCCTGGAGACAGTGGCCCAGCTGAAGAAGGAGCGTTTTGTCCTTGACACGAAAATCCGAAAGCTGCGACAGTTGCATAGTAGAAAGGTCCGGATGGAAGCTGTTGGAGTGATCATCAACAAAACAGGTGATACGATAACAATTGAGAAGAAAGAGGCCGATGAAGAGACAAACACATCAAGTACGAATAATAATCCTACGATAGATACAACCCCAACTCCAGAAGAGATTCACCACGAGGACGAGGTGGAAGACATGTCTGAGAATGAATCAGAAGGTACACAGccagaggaggaggaggacaaGAATCTTTCAGCTGAGGAGCTTGGAAAAAAACTTGATAAACTTCTGAAACAGTCTGAGGAGCAATTGCAGAAGCTCAATGGCTCCTCAAAGCAGCTTCGAGCCCACGTTTTCGGGCAAGACAGGTATTGGAGGAGATACTGGGAGCTCCCTTGCGCTGGGGGCATTTTCGTGGAGGCGATGGAGAGTGCGGAGCCAGAGGTGTTGGAGTTGCAGGCTCAACTCGATGAGAAGTGGAAGGGAAAAATAGTCGAGGAGAAGGTTGAGGGGGTGAAGGGTGAAAGTAATGATGATAAAAAGGATCATGGGGAGTCCCCCAGCAACGATGAATCAGAGGAAAGAGTTCCGTTGTCCAGGACTGTTGAGATCGATCCTGAGGCTAATGAGACTCCTGTAAAGAAGGAGGTGAATGAGGCTCTGAAAACTGATGACAACCTAACGAGTGATGCCAAGACTAATGTCACTTCGGAGGAGATAAAGCAGGAGACTGAGATGGAAGTTGACCCTAAAATTGAAAAGTGCGAGGAGAAAAGTGAGACTGTCAATGGTGATAAGTGTAATCATCTTCACAGTCTGCCCAATGGGAAGGATATTAATGGGGGTGTTGGTGAGGTAGATATGCCCTGGTTCTCCATACTGCCTAGGGAGACTTGTGACACATCGGGACCGAGCAGTAAACAGATATTTGGAATAGCTGAGGGCGCTGAGTTGCGGATTCCAATTTTCCCACCGCCAGCTAGTCCAGGTTACGAGCGTTGTGACAGTCCAGCGCCTCTGATTTTAACACAGGACGAGGCAGCGCAGCTGGAATATCTGAAGATTCATGGGCTGCCACCACCAGGCGATGCTAAACCTGTTCCTGAGGATTTGAGGTACGGCTGGTGGAGGATCGCTGATGTTGACACCTTCCAAGAGCTTCTGGAGCACCTGCATTCGCGAGGAGTGAGGGAGAAGGAGCTGAAGAGGACGACTTGGGCCACTATGGAGTCCTTCCTCGCTGTTACTGGGAAGATCCATGTGGATCCTGGGAATACTTCGGCGACTGATCTGGGAGgcggggaggaggaggaggacgaCGACGAGGAGGACGAGGTACCCAGACCGGATAATCCGAGAGATTGGAGTGAGGCTGTGGCTCTCAGAGTCGATGCGCAACTATTGGAGCAGGTGGAGGCACTCGAGGACAAGGTGGCTAATGCCAGCATGCAGGTGAAGGGGTGGAAACTACCGCCCAGGGCGGGGAGTGAAGAGGCGGATGAAATTGAGAAGTTCAATGAGATGGAGAAAATCAATGCTGTGGAGCAGGCTAGGCAGAGATTGCTCTCGTTGGAGGCCGCTATCGAGAGGAGATATTTGAAACCACCACTGGGGGTCTG cACTGGCGACCCAAACTTGGCAGCTCTCAAAGCAGAACAAGCAGCTGCAGCAGCAAACGCAAATTCGAACTCGTCAGACGGTGGATCAGCCCCACCTCCACCCGAGGAAACAACACCACGTGGTTTGAACAATTGGCGTGAAGCAACAGCGCGTGCACACACATCAGCACAACTGGCAATGGCCCTCTACATGCTCGAGGCTAGCATCGCTTGGGACAAGAGCATCATGAAGGCTGTGAGTCTAATCCCAGCTAGAAACACAATCTGCTTGAGTCTACGCAATCGCAGTGTCTCGGTTAAATCTACTGCTCGATACAATCTACTTTTGGCTACTTCTCAGGCCTCT AATTGCCAGTTTTGCCACAGTGGTGACAATGAAGACAAATTGCTCTTGTGCGATGGTTGTGATCGTGGATATCATACTTATTGCTTCCGTCCAAAAATGGAGAACATTCCTGATGGTGATtg GTATTGTCACGAATGTATGAATAAAGCGACCGGTGAGAGAAACTGTCTGGTGTGTGGTAAAAGGGCTGGCAAGAATCTGGTGCTCTGTGAGTTGTGCCCTCGAGCTTATCACACCGATTGCCATAACCCCGTGATGCCTAAG ATGCCAAGAGGCAAATGGTATTGCTCCAACTGTCACAGTAAACAGCCAAAGAAACGTAACAGTACAAGAAGGAGTCACAATAAAAGTGGAGGCAACACCAGAGACAGTGAAAGTTCCGATCATCCGCCCGCTAG TCCAACGCCTTCAACGGCATCAAATACCCATGGTGATGATACTAATACCTCGGAACCACCAACACCAACGGCATCACCACGTAAAGAGCCTAATGCCAGGAATTTAACAAAGAAACAACAACGTGAATTAGCACCTTGTAAATTACTGCTTGAACAGTTGGAGCAACAGGATGAAGCATGGCCTTTTCTGCTGCCAGTTAATACTAAACAATTTCCgacttataaaaaaattattaaaacacCGATGGACCTCAGTactataaagaaaaaactgcAAGATACTGT ATATAAATCACGTGATGAATTTTGCGCTGACGTACGTCAAATGTTCATAAATTGTGAGGTATTTAATGAGGATGACAGTCCAGTTGGCAAAGCCGGCCACGGTATGCGAAGTTTCTTTGAAAATCGTTGGACCGAAATAACGGGTGCACCACCGCCTCATCCACAAACCCATAGCTGA